In Microvirga sp. 17 mud 1-3, the genomic window GAAGCCATGGCGCTTGCGGATCGCATCGCCGTCATGGATCGCGGAAAGCTTGCCCAACTTGCGCCTCCGCGCGAGCTCTATCGCGAGCCGGCAAACGAAATGGTCGCCTCATTCATCTCCCAGGGCATCCTGCTCCCGGCGGACGTGCTGACGCCTGCTGAGGCCGGGCATTGCCGTGTTCGGGTTCTGGGGCACGAGATTGTGGCCCGCTGCCGGCCCGACGAGAAGCCGCGAGCGGACGCCAAACTGTGTTGTCGGTCCGCGGAGATCGAGGCTGTCGGGCCCGGCGAGGATGGCATCCCGGTTGAGATCAAGCGGGTCGTCTATCAGGGAGGTCGCGCCCGGGTGGAGCTTTCGCCCGCGGATCGTCCCGATCTGAGCCTTCATATCGAGCAGGCGGATCCGGTGACCCTGGAGGCCGGTGTCGCGGCGCGGGTTCGCATCCGCTCCGGCTGGGTGATCCCGAGGTCCGCCCCATGATGCAGGTCGATCTGCACGGTGGCTTCGGCGAGAAGGGGCGGACGAGTGTTGCGATCCGGGGCAACGACGGCCATGTCCTGCTCGATGTCGGGATCAAGGTCGGCGCCTCCGGCCGAGAATATTACCCGGCCATCGACGGGGCTGGAGACATCCAGGCGCTCCTCTTGTCCCATGCGCACGAGGATCATGTCGGGGCTCTCTCGTGGCTGCTGGCTGAAGGCTACCGCGGCCCCATCTTCATGACCGAGGAGACCCTTGAGGAGGCTCCGGCGACGCTCGCGCACTATGCGGATCGGAGCCAGTTGAAGCAGTTTCCATTGCCTCGGGACCGGGTGCAGCTGTTCAAGCCGGGCGAGACACTCACCGTCGGAGACCTGACCATCCGCACGGGGCGCTCGGGGCATGTGGTCGGCGGCGTATGGTTTGCGGTTGGAAACGGAAATGAGACGATTGTCTATTCGGCTGACGTCCTGCCGGACAGCAAGGTCTTCGTCATGGACCCGATCCCGGCCTGCGATCTGCTGATCCTCGATGCCTCCTACGGGGCCGATCCGGTCTCGAGCGAGACGCGGGGCGACGAGATCGCTGCCTGGATCGCGGGTCACCCAGGGGGATGCCTACTGCCGACGCCCCTGTTCGGCCGGTCCCTTGAACTGCTCGCCGTCATGCCGGATCGCTTCGCGATTCATGCCAGCATGCGCCAGGCATTGGCCAGCCAAATCGAAGCCCGCGAGGCGCTGCAGCCTGAGATCATCGCCACTCTGGTGCAGAAGCTCGCCGCGGCCATCGACTGGCACGACGGCGAGCCCCTGCCGGAATGCCCGCTCCTGGCCGATGACGGCATGGGCACGGCAGGTCCATCGGCGAAACTGATCCCTCTGGCCGATGCCAGTGACTATCCCGTGCTCCTGACCGGGCACCTGCCGGCTTCCTCGCCGGGCGATGTGCTCTATCGCAAGGGGCGTGCCGCCTGGATCAGGATGCCGACTCATCCGACCCTGTCGGGCAATGTCGGGATCTGGCAGAAGGCCGGAGAGCCGCCGACCCTCGGTCATTCCTGCACTCTTCCGACGCTCGAGGAGCTCGGTCGCCATATCTGCTCGCTTCGCACGGATGTCCGGACAGGCCAGAGCCTTACCCTTCGTGAAGGAAAGATTACATGAGGATTCTCGTCTGCAACGATGATGGCGTCGAGGCTCCCGGCATTGCCTTCCTGACCGAGGTTGCTCGCAGCCTTTCCGATGATGTGTGGGTCGTTGCCCCCGACGGAAAGCGGACAGCCGGCAGCTCATCGCTGACCATTGCCCGGCCCCTGACGATGAAGAGGCTCTCGGAGCGGCGGTATTCATGCTCCGGCACTCCGGCCGATTGTGTCATCTCGGCCATGGCTTGGCTCTTCAAGGACGACAAGCGGCCCGACCTGGTGCTTTCCGGCATCAATGATGGCCGTAACGTAGGGGAAGATCTCGCATATTCCGGCACGCTCGGCATCGCGCGGGAGGCTAGTTTTTGGGGTGTTCCGGCGATCGGCTTCTCGCG contains:
- a CDS encoding MBL fold metallo-hydrolase, whose protein sequence is MMQVDLHGGFGEKGRTSVAIRGNDGHVLLDVGIKVGASGREYYPAIDGAGDIQALLLSHAHEDHVGALSWLLAEGYRGPIFMTEETLEEAPATLAHYADRSQLKQFPLPRDRVQLFKPGETLTVGDLTIRTGRSGHVVGGVWFAVGNGNETIVYSADVLPDSKVFVMDPIPACDLLILDASYGADPVSSETRGDEIAAWIAGHPGGCLLPTPLFGRSLELLAVMPDRFAIHASMRQALASQIEAREALQPEIIATLVQKLAAAIDWHDGEPLPECPLLADDGMGTAGPSAKLIPLADASDYPVLLTGHLPASSPGDVLYRKGRAAWIRMPTHPTLSGNVGIWQKAGEPPTLGHSCTLPTLEELGRHICSLRTDVRTGQSLTLREGKIT